A single Opisthocomus hoazin isolate bOpiHoa1 chromosome 1, bOpiHoa1.hap1, whole genome shotgun sequence DNA region contains:
- the LIPT1 gene encoding LOW QUALITY PROTEIN: lipoyl amidotransferase LIPT1, mitochondrial (The sequence of the model RefSeq protein was modified relative to this genomic sequence to represent the inferred CDS: inserted 1 base in 1 codon), whose product MTATSTSFLSQQQAARLPHSAFPDQTFLPSAVXVTKNMVLQSSLKNCLQLSCILRTPKAGYRNTACGGLILQSVSNDVYQNLAVEDWIHDHMNLENQQVLFLWRNSPAVVIGRHQNPWQECNLRLMRQKNIKLARRRSGGGTVYHDLGNINLTFFTTRKKYERMENLKLVVKALKALRPQLDVHVTDRYDILLDRQYKISGTAAKLGRTAAYHHCTLLCKADKFVLSSVLKSPYKGLKSNATPSVPASVKNLFEEDAGLTCEMLLDAIAEEYATQHQIDHRITLINPADETVLPGITGKTKELQTWEWLYGKTPKFSVSTCFNMVYKDSVLDVKVDMDVKHGRIETCNIDLPERWLPPALCSELVKSLTGSKFCPNETTALATALLRACPQDDDLHSRWNLLCENMVMLM is encoded by the exons ATGACCGCCACTAGCACTTCGTTTCTGTCGCAACAGCAGGCTGCGCGCTTGCCACATTCAGCTTTTCCGGATCAAACATTTCTTCCATCTGCTG CCGTTACTAAAAACATGGTGCTCCAGTCATCATTAAAGAACTGCCTTCAGCTGTCCTGCATCCTCAGGACTCCAAAAGCTGGCTACAGAAACACAGCCTGCGGAGGCCTTATTCTCCAGTCTGTTTCTAATGATGTTTACCAAAATCTGGCTGTGGAAGATTGGATCCATGACCACATGAATTTAGAAAACCAACAGGTCCTTTTCCTTTGGAGAAATTCCCCGGCTGTGGTAATAGGGAGACATCAGAATCCCTGGCAGGAATGCAATCTCAGGCTAATGaggcaaaaaaatataaaactagccaggagaaggagtggaggaggGACAGTTTACCATGACTTAGGCAATATCAATTTGACTTTCTttacaaccagaaaaaaatacgAACGAATGGAAAACCTGAAACTAGTTGTgaaggcactgaaagccttgCGCCCCCAGTTAGATGTGCACGTCACTGACAGATACGACATCCTGCTAGATAGGCAATACAAAATCTCAGGTACTGCTGCAAAGCTGGGAAGGACAGCTGCTTATCACCACTGTACCTTACTCTGTAAGGCAGATAAGTTTGTTTTATCTTCTGTGCTAAAGAGTCCTTATAAAGGGCTAAAAAGCAATGCCACTCCTAGTGTGCCTGCCTCAGTGAAAAATCTCTTTGAAGAGGATGCTGGTTTAACTTGTGAGATGCTCCTGGATGCCATTGCTGAAGAATATGCTACGCAACACCAGATAGATCATCGTATCACTTTAATAAATCCAGCTGATGAAACTGTGCTTCCTGGAATTACTGGTAAAACTAAAGAACTACAAACCTGGGAATGGTTGTATGGAAAGACTCCGAAATTCAGTGTTAGCACTTGTTTTAACATGGTCTATAAGGATTCTGTTCTTGACGTTAAAGTAGATATGGATGTAAAGCATGGAAGGATTGAAACCTGTAACATTGACCTGCCAGAGCGGTGGCTGCCACCAGCACTGTGCAGCGAACTGGTGAAGAGCCTTACTGGCAGTAAGTTTTGCCCAAATGAAACCACTGCACTAGCAACAGCATTACTAAGAGCGTGTCCACAAGACGATGACTTGCACAGCAGGTGGAATCTGCTGTGTGAGAATATGGTAATGTTAATGTGA
- the TSGA10 gene encoding testis-specific gene 10 protein isoform X2: protein MSKKFSSMQGARSDPKVLKILREREELKSTLKKYERYVAEIQGNFKVLRAERDKIVNLYEQAQEEISRLRQEVIRCPRAPKSTVIAQAVLRHVEIERDTALSDFRRMTTERDSLREQLKISQQTAFNEKAHLEQRIEELETTIQNLDSERLEQMSEVALMKDTIDSLETEMKRLARRALDSETELSRQEAEYVSLSLLNEKTEQSLSETQRSLVKKKYEMQLTQEKITLLNEKIGNFSRQSRVQQEEICALKETVAQLDKEKASLQDSVEQGREKIATFEESLAIKEKIISDLKILISELEHSTKKSTEALCVCEKDIIRLRQQLQETNKELAQTNKNRESLAQEKDRLQEHLSNIKQENQILYKKLAQCQNELDDMKSKAQDSNTDIVRLKGVLKSKLKSECESSRSEIELLRKQLGNERASMKNLESLLMSSREKELHSQIANQGKDSEIQFLKEQLSLAENKLAVQSRDFTQLRKRAVQLELELDITERQLGTERFERERAVQELQHQNRTISYQSSSALKTSSPACSHHQSPDWSLDSSLEGNSCFKDL from the exons ATGTCCAAAAAATTTTCGTCCATGCAG GGAGCACGTTCTGATccaaaagttttgaaaatattgAGAGAACGTGAAGAACTTAAGTCAACGCTGAAAAAATATGAGCGCTATGTGGCAGAAATTCAGGGTAACTTCAAAGTTTTAAGAGCTGAGAGAGACAAAATTGTCAATCTTTATGAACAG GCGCAGGAAGAGATCTCTCGACTTCGTCAGGAAGTTATCAGATGCCCCAGAGCTCCTAAAAGTACTGTGATAGCTCAAGCTGTGTTAAGACATGTGGAGATAGAAAGGGATACAGCACTGTCAGATTTCCGAAGGATGACTACGGAACGTGATAGTCTCAGGGAGCAGTTAAAG ATTTCCCAACAGACTGCATTTAATGAAAAAGCTCATTTGGAACAGAGAATTGAAGAGCTAGAAACTACTATTCAAAAT TTAGATAGTGAACGGTTAGAACAGATGTCCGAAGTGGCACTAATGAAAGATACCATTGATTCTCTGGAAACTGAGATGAAAAGATTGGCAAGAAGAGCACTGGACTCTGAAACTGAGCTCAGCCGACAGGAAGCTGAGTATGTTTCACTTAG tttatTGAATGAAAAGACAGAACAGAGCCTTTCAGAGACTCAGCGAAGCCTTgttaagaaaaaatatgaaatgcaACTTACCCAAGAGAAAATTACGCTTTTGAATGAAAAAATTG GTAACTTTTCAAGACAAAGTCGTGTACAACAAGAGGAGATCTGTGCTTTGAAAGAAACAGTTGCACAGCTTGATAAGGAGAAGGCATCTTTGCAAGACTCCGTGGAACAAGGAAGAGAGAAGATTGCCACTTTTGAGGAAAGCCTTGCAATTAAA gagaaaataatttcagatttgaAGATTCTGATTTCTGAGTTGGAGCATTCCACAAA AAAATCTACTGAAGCACTCTGTGTCTGTGAGAAAGATATCATCCGTCTGCGTCAACAGCTACAAGAAACCAACAAAGAACTGGCACAGACTAACAAGAACAGAGAATCATTAGCTCAGGAGAAAGACAGGTTACAAGAGCATCTTTCTAATATTAAGCAAGAAAATCAG ATACTATATAAAAAACTAGCACAGTGCCAAAATGAGCTTGATGATATGAAGTCAAAAGCCCAGGATTCAAACACAGATATTGTCAGGCTGAAGGGTGTACTGAAGTCTAAA CTGAAGAGCGAATGTGAGTCATCCCGTTCTGAAATAGAGCTGCTGAGAAAACAACTGGGAAATGAAAGAGCATCTATGAAAAACCTGGAATCTTTGCTTATGTCCAGTCGTGAGAAAGAACTTCATTCACAGATAGCAAATCAAGGAAAAGACTCTGAAATTCAGTTTCTCAAGGAACAGCTTTCTTTAGCAGAAAATAAACT TGCTGTGCAGAGTCGAGATTTTACTCAGCTCAGAAAGAGAGCAGTTCAGCTAGAACTGGAACTGGATATCACCGAGAGACAGCTGGGGACTGAGCGCTTTGAAAG GGAACGTGCTGTACAGGAGCTTCAACACCAGAATCGTACAATCTCGTATCAGTCAAGCTCTGCGTTAAAAACATCATCACCTGCATGTTCCCATCATCAATCACCTGATTGGTCTCTGGACTCGTCCCTGGAAGG gaattCTTGTTTCAAGGACTTATAA
- the TSGA10 gene encoding testis-specific gene 10 protein isoform X1: MSKKFSSMQGARSDPKVLKILREREELKSTLKKYERYVAEIQGNFKVLRAERDKIVNLYEQAQEEISRLRQEVIRCPRAPKSTVIAQAVLRHVEIERDTALSDFRRMTTERDSLREQLKISQQTAFNEKAHLEQRIEELETTIQNLDSERLEQMSEVALMKDTIDSLETEMKRLARRALDSETELSRQEAEYVSLSLLNEKTEQSLSETQRSLVKKKYEMQLTQEKITLLNEKIGNFSRQSRVQQEEICALKETVAQLDKEKASLQDSVEQGREKIATFEESLAIKEKIISDLKILISELEHSTKKSTEALCVCEKDIIRLRQQLQETNKELAQTNKNRESLAQEKDRLQEHLSNIKQENQILYKKLAQCQNELDDMKSKAQDSNTDIVRLKGVLKSKERENCELLENYHKACEQGESWEAKCHQAEAKCSSVRRALVSVESENHRLKEKMDSLETKMEQLKSECESSRSEIELLRKQLGNERASMKNLESLLMSSREKELHSQIANQGKDSEIQFLKEQLSLAENKLAVQSRDFTQLRKRAVQLELELDITERQLGTERFERERAVQELQHQNRTISYQSSSALKTSSPACSHHQSPDWSLDSSLEGNSCFKDL; the protein is encoded by the exons ATGTCCAAAAAATTTTCGTCCATGCAG GGAGCACGTTCTGATccaaaagttttgaaaatattgAGAGAACGTGAAGAACTTAAGTCAACGCTGAAAAAATATGAGCGCTATGTGGCAGAAATTCAGGGTAACTTCAAAGTTTTAAGAGCTGAGAGAGACAAAATTGTCAATCTTTATGAACAG GCGCAGGAAGAGATCTCTCGACTTCGTCAGGAAGTTATCAGATGCCCCAGAGCTCCTAAAAGTACTGTGATAGCTCAAGCTGTGTTAAGACATGTGGAGATAGAAAGGGATACAGCACTGTCAGATTTCCGAAGGATGACTACGGAACGTGATAGTCTCAGGGAGCAGTTAAAG ATTTCCCAACAGACTGCATTTAATGAAAAAGCTCATTTGGAACAGAGAATTGAAGAGCTAGAAACTACTATTCAAAAT TTAGATAGTGAACGGTTAGAACAGATGTCCGAAGTGGCACTAATGAAAGATACCATTGATTCTCTGGAAACTGAGATGAAAAGATTGGCAAGAAGAGCACTGGACTCTGAAACTGAGCTCAGCCGACAGGAAGCTGAGTATGTTTCACTTAG tttatTGAATGAAAAGACAGAACAGAGCCTTTCAGAGACTCAGCGAAGCCTTgttaagaaaaaatatgaaatgcaACTTACCCAAGAGAAAATTACGCTTTTGAATGAAAAAATTG GTAACTTTTCAAGACAAAGTCGTGTACAACAAGAGGAGATCTGTGCTTTGAAAGAAACAGTTGCACAGCTTGATAAGGAGAAGGCATCTTTGCAAGACTCCGTGGAACAAGGAAGAGAGAAGATTGCCACTTTTGAGGAAAGCCTTGCAATTAAA gagaaaataatttcagatttgaAGATTCTGATTTCTGAGTTGGAGCATTCCACAAA AAAATCTACTGAAGCACTCTGTGTCTGTGAGAAAGATATCATCCGTCTGCGTCAACAGCTACAAGAAACCAACAAAGAACTGGCACAGACTAACAAGAACAGAGAATCATTAGCTCAGGAGAAAGACAGGTTACAAGAGCATCTTTCTAATATTAAGCAAGAAAATCAG ATACTATATAAAAAACTAGCACAGTGCCAAAATGAGCTTGATGATATGAAGTCAAAAGCCCAGGATTCAAACACAGATATTGTCAGGCTGAAGGGTGTACTGAAGTCTAAA GAGAGAGAGAACTGTGAGCTTTTGGAGAATTACCACAAAGCCTGTGAACAAGGAGAAAGTTGGGAAGCAAAATGCCATCAAGCAGAAGCAAAGTGTAGCTCTGTTAGACGGGCACTGGTCAGTGTGGAGTCTGAGAACCATAGgttgaaagagaaaatggattCCCTTGAAACAAAAATGGAGCAA CTGAAGAGCGAATGTGAGTCATCCCGTTCTGAAATAGAGCTGCTGAGAAAACAACTGGGAAATGAAAGAGCATCTATGAAAAACCTGGAATCTTTGCTTATGTCCAGTCGTGAGAAAGAACTTCATTCACAGATAGCAAATCAAGGAAAAGACTCTGAAATTCAGTTTCTCAAGGAACAGCTTTCTTTAGCAGAAAATAAACT TGCTGTGCAGAGTCGAGATTTTACTCAGCTCAGAAAGAGAGCAGTTCAGCTAGAACTGGAACTGGATATCACCGAGAGACAGCTGGGGACTGAGCGCTTTGAAAG GGAACGTGCTGTACAGGAGCTTCAACACCAGAATCGTACAATCTCGTATCAGTCAAGCTCTGCGTTAAAAACATCATCACCTGCATGTTCCCATCATCAATCACCTGATTGGTCTCTGGACTCGTCCCTGGAAGG gaattCTTGTTTCAAGGACTTATAA